The proteins below are encoded in one region of Micromonospora sp. DSM 45708:
- the ribD gene encoding bifunctional diaminohydroxyphosphoribosylaminopyrimidine deaminase/5-amino-6-(5-phosphoribosylamino)uracil reductase RibD: protein MSRRELADAVNAALDRIYPSRDVTAQYVDSRWVGKLERGEHRWPSEARRTALRQVLGAVTDADLDLYSPRRSDGVDAEGPVVVPEPGSWDEAIYLLREQWHLLVQNDKMFGPEYALMGVTRQLATIEDTLYGVPEALRPAVIRLAAQYAESAAWLHQSLNDHAAGHRRTRQALAWADEIADPTMTAWATYRSSQQWLSTGHAAQAIGQAEAALLHDTKLPRPMHAALRVQHAHALAATGEHQSAMRLLDAAHRWAADRYPGKPEGEHGSYCTSAYIEVHRGACLRLAQKPQEAFKVLDQALPAISRRHRQDFASALLIKAMAHAAARQPDQAAAAAHHALPIARRAGSRRVLHQLAQLGATVSGHQQLPAVRDFLHDLPGGHLMASDVELAAMRQAIILSSIGIGTTSPNPPVGCVILDRHGATIGAGYHRRKGEAHAEVNALRAAGSAARGGTAVVTLEPCNHVGVTPACRQELIDAGIARVVISVVDPTSRGDGGAAVLTAHGIDVETNVLPDETLTVLGPWLTATRRHRPYLTWAYALDGQDSHVAHEQLTAELRSAADLVLGEKTIEEGRPGSHAPQHFTLPGEPADDLQRWLSACYATGSRTALVTGGHHRAVLRDNLDCVDEVVVAVEKTPLAGGFAAATADLAPAGFELADIWPGGTGVRIRIRRPRISSARAGIAEPGMR, encoded by the coding sequence ATGTCCCGTCGCGAGCTGGCTGATGCGGTCAACGCGGCGCTCGATCGGATCTACCCCAGCCGCGACGTCACCGCCCAATACGTCGACTCCCGCTGGGTCGGCAAACTCGAACGAGGCGAGCATCGTTGGCCTAGCGAAGCGCGGCGGACAGCTCTGCGTCAGGTGCTCGGTGCTGTCACCGATGCGGATCTCGATCTTTACAGTCCTCGACGTAGCGACGGCGTAGACGCTGAAGGGCCTGTGGTCGTGCCTGAGCCAGGTAGTTGGGACGAGGCTATTTACCTCCTGCGCGAGCAGTGGCATTTGTTGGTGCAGAACGACAAGATGTTCGGTCCCGAGTACGCACTGATGGGTGTCACGAGGCAGCTGGCCACGATCGAGGACACCTTGTACGGGGTGCCCGAAGCGCTTCGCCCCGCCGTGATTCGACTCGCCGCCCAGTATGCCGAATCCGCGGCATGGCTTCACCAATCTCTCAACGACCACGCCGCCGGCCACCGCCGAACACGACAGGCACTCGCCTGGGCAGACGAGATCGCTGACCCGACGATGACCGCCTGGGCCACGTACCGCAGCAGCCAACAATGGTTGTCCACGGGGCACGCCGCCCAAGCGATTGGACAGGCGGAGGCCGCGCTGCTGCACGACACGAAGCTCCCTCGTCCGATGCATGCAGCGCTGCGCGTGCAGCACGCGCATGCCCTCGCTGCGACGGGTGAGCATCAATCGGCCATGCGGCTGCTGGACGCCGCGCACCGCTGGGCAGCGGACCGTTACCCGGGTAAGCCGGAAGGCGAGCACGGCTCTTACTGCACCAGCGCGTACATCGAAGTACACCGTGGGGCGTGTCTTCGGCTGGCACAGAAGCCCCAGGAAGCGTTCAAGGTTCTCGACCAAGCGCTTCCGGCGATTTCGCGCCGGCATCGCCAGGACTTCGCGTCGGCTCTGTTGATCAAGGCGATGGCTCATGCCGCGGCGCGCCAACCGGATCAGGCAGCGGCAGCGGCACACCACGCGCTGCCTATCGCGCGCCGGGCAGGATCACGAAGGGTCTTGCATCAGCTCGCGCAGCTCGGCGCTACGGTCAGCGGGCACCAGCAATTACCAGCGGTCCGCGACTTCCTCCACGACCTCCCAGGAGGTCACCTGATGGCATCCGACGTCGAACTCGCAGCGATGCGCCAAGCGATCATTCTCTCATCGATCGGGATAGGAACCACAAGCCCGAACCCGCCCGTCGGCTGCGTCATCCTCGATCGCCACGGCGCGACCATCGGCGCGGGCTATCACCGGCGCAAAGGAGAGGCACACGCCGAGGTCAACGCGCTCAGGGCAGCAGGCTCTGCAGCACGAGGCGGTACCGCTGTCGTCACGCTCGAACCCTGCAACCATGTCGGCGTCACTCCGGCCTGCCGGCAGGAACTCATTGACGCCGGCATCGCGCGAGTCGTCATCAGCGTTGTCGACCCGACCTCCCGAGGCGATGGTGGCGCCGCAGTACTCACCGCCCACGGCATCGACGTCGAGACCAACGTGCTTCCCGACGAGACACTCACCGTCCTCGGCCCCTGGCTCACCGCCACCCGTCGCCACCGCCCCTACCTGACCTGGGCCTACGCCCTCGACGGCCAGGACAGCCACGTCGCCCATGAGCAACTAACTGCGGAGCTGCGCAGCGCGGCGGATCTCGTTCTCGGCGAGAAGACAATCGAAGAAGGCAGGCCGGGCAGCCACGCACCTCAACACTTCACCCTGCCCGGCGAGCCAGCCGACGATCTCCAACGGTGGCTGTCGGCCTGCTACGCCACCGGCTCACGCACAGCCCTCGTCACTGGCGGGCATCATCGCGCTGTACTACGAGACAACCTCGACTGCGTCGATGAGGTTGTGGTGGCTGTCGAAAAGACCCCACTGGCGGGCGGGTTCGCGGCAGCCACCGCGGACCTCGCGCCGGCGGGTTTCGAGTTGGCAGACATCTGGCCCGGAGGTACGGGCGTGCGCATTCGCATTCGCCGGCCGAGGATTTCGTCAGCGCGAGCCGGTATAGCAGAACCCGGCATGCGCTGA
- a CDS encoding 7-carboxy-7-deazaguanine synthase QueE, with product MSSDTTATVNQTDERVAVAELFYSFQGEGVNLGRRALFVRLMRCNLTCGYPVLPPKADAPTGGAMVCDTEYTWNAAKHDLLAAPTMSAAEIWDKLIRLDPVTGSPCLGGTNGITEAPGLTPVDLIVVSGGEPLLNAGIVTDLARRAAATGRALEIETNATIAPGADLIAAGAHFNAGLKLASSAVPYSKRIKPSVIERLQSSGRTRWKFVVTGPADVQEIADLQRKFGLTEVWLSPEGTSTEVVLDRMRWLADVALTHGWNLTTRQHVLIWGDKRGR from the coding sequence ATGTCTTCCGACACCACGGCAACGGTCAACCAAACCGACGAGCGGGTCGCGGTCGCCGAGCTCTTCTACTCCTTCCAGGGAGAGGGAGTGAACCTCGGCCGACGCGCTCTGTTCGTCCGCCTCATGAGATGCAACTTGACCTGCGGATACCCGGTCCTTCCCCCAAAGGCGGACGCACCCACCGGCGGCGCGATGGTCTGCGACACCGAGTACACCTGGAACGCCGCCAAGCACGACCTGCTGGCCGCGCCCACGATGAGTGCCGCCGAGATCTGGGACAAGCTGATCCGGCTGGATCCGGTCACCGGCTCACCATGCCTCGGCGGTACCAACGGCATCACCGAGGCACCGGGCTTGACCCCGGTGGATCTGATCGTCGTCTCCGGCGGCGAACCGCTCCTGAACGCCGGCATCGTGACCGACCTCGCCCGACGCGCCGCAGCGACCGGCAGGGCTCTAGAGATCGAGACGAACGCAACCATCGCGCCGGGCGCCGATCTGATCGCCGCGGGAGCGCATTTCAACGCGGGCCTGAAGCTGGCAAGCTCCGCCGTGCCGTACAGCAAGCGGATCAAGCCCTCGGTCATCGAGCGGCTCCAGTCCAGCGGCCGGACCCGGTGGAAGTTCGTGGTGACCGGTCCCGCCGACGTGCAAGAGATCGCTGATCTCCAGCGAAAGTTCGGCCTCACGGAGGTTTGGTTGTCCCCGGAAGGCACCAGCACCGAGGTTGTCCTTGACCGGATGCGATGGCTGGCCGATGTCGCACTGACCCACGGGTGGAACCTCACCACGCGCCAGCACGTGCTGATCTGGGGTGACAAGCGTGGACGGTGA
- a CDS encoding phosphoribosyltransferase has translation MDGDRALTTLSWDGVTATAARLADAVRTDQVPDVLVGVLRGGVIPAVLLAHILGVRTVRAVEVLHTTDDSVNAAKSAAPLVDNAASLGDLTGADVLVVDDIAGSGDTAARTVELVRSAGAARVRTAVLVVNLGNWRRAQRPGELLTYIGTVVIGWVIFPWENS, from the coding sequence GTGGACGGTGACCGCGCCCTCACGACGCTCAGCTGGGATGGCGTCACCGCTACCGCTGCCCGCCTTGCGGACGCCGTCCGCACTGACCAGGTTCCCGATGTGCTGGTAGGCGTGCTGCGCGGTGGGGTCATCCCTGCCGTGCTACTCGCACACATCCTCGGCGTGCGGACGGTGCGGGCCGTAGAGGTGCTCCACACCACCGACGACAGCGTCAACGCGGCGAAGTCCGCCGCGCCCCTGGTCGACAACGCAGCGAGTTTGGGTGACCTGACCGGCGCGGATGTACTCGTCGTCGACGACATCGCCGGCAGCGGTGACACCGCGGCGCGCACCGTCGAGCTGGTGCGAAGTGCTGGTGCCGCCCGCGTTCGGACGGCGGTGCTCGTGGTCAACCTCGGCAACTGGCGGCGGGCGCAGAGACCCGGGGAGTTGCTGACCTACATCGGAACCGTCGTCATCGGATGGGTGATCTTCCCATGGGAGAATTCGTGA
- a CDS encoding TIM barrel protein, with product MRYAANLSILYGHLPLLARPAAAAADGFHAVECWWPFTSHMPGDREVDAYENALDDAGVCLIAMNLVEGDMRGGDRGLLSSPRHQEVFRAGLDTAIDFAARTGCRILNALYGNREPGVDPAHQDQLALDSLAAAATAADAIGATIVLEAISRREAPNYPLADADAAVATADTVNALTGLTNTGFLCDLYHHGRSGEDVPALLRRHAARIVHVQVADDPGRGRPGSGVLHYPGYLAALQEIGYQGWIGLEYEPTRNPAVDYDWIPMGGPTR from the coding sequence ATGCGGTACGCCGCGAACCTGTCGATCCTCTACGGTCACCTGCCCCTGCTGGCGCGGCCGGCTGCTGCGGCGGCCGACGGCTTCCACGCCGTCGAGTGCTGGTGGCCGTTTACCAGTCACATGCCCGGCGATCGGGAGGTCGACGCCTACGAGAACGCGCTCGACGACGCCGGAGTATGTCTGATCGCAATGAACCTCGTGGAAGGTGACATGCGGGGCGGCGACCGCGGGCTGCTGTCAAGCCCCCGTCACCAAGAGGTCTTCCGGGCGGGGCTCGACACCGCCATCGACTTCGCGGCCCGCACCGGCTGCCGGATCCTCAACGCGCTCTACGGCAACCGGGAACCAGGCGTCGACCCCGCGCATCAGGACCAGCTCGCCCTCGACAGCCTCGCCGCCGCAGCCACGGCGGCAGACGCGATCGGCGCCACGATCGTGCTGGAGGCCATCAGCCGTAGGGAGGCTCCGAACTACCCCCTCGCCGATGCAGACGCCGCCGTGGCGACCGCCGATACGGTCAATGCCCTCACCGGCCTGACCAACACCGGCTTCCTGTGCGACCTCTACCACCACGGCCGCTCCGGTGAAGACGTACCCGCGCTGCTGCGTCGGCATGCGGCTCGCATCGTCCACGTGCAAGTGGCCGATGACCCGGGCCGCGGCCGCCCTGGATCTGGCGTCCTGCATTACCCGGGCTACCTCGCTGCTCTTCAGGAGATCGGCTACCAGGGCTGGATCGGGCTGGAGTACGAGCCGACCCGAAACCCAGCCGTCGACTACGACTGGATACCGATGGGAGGGCCCACTCGATGA
- the folE gene encoding GTP cyclohydrolase I codes for MTTTLPGLNASAQTAPSGADAFDQQQVRLAVTHLLQALGVPGDSEVARNTPRRVTDALTQLLTPEPLAFTTFLNDDSHHDLVLVREIPFTSLCAHHLLPFYGHAHVGFYPKERLPGLSKIARAVAAFAARLQIQESLGQQVATYLETQLGCDDVGVVLVAEHLCMTRRGARAAGTNAVTIATRGRLARDQAVRSEFLCLAMPSARDS; via the coding sequence GTGACAACCACGCTCCCCGGCCTCAACGCTTCAGCGCAGACTGCGCCTTCCGGCGCCGACGCTTTCGATCAGCAGCAGGTCAGACTGGCGGTGACACACCTGCTACAGGCCCTCGGCGTCCCTGGGGACTCCGAAGTCGCTCGCAACACCCCGCGGCGCGTGACCGATGCGCTAACGCAGTTGCTCACACCTGAGCCGTTGGCGTTCACGACGTTCTTGAACGACGATAGTCACCACGACCTGGTGCTGGTGCGGGAAATTCCGTTCACGTCGCTGTGCGCGCATCACCTGTTGCCGTTCTATGGCCACGCGCATGTCGGCTTTTATCCAAAAGAGAGACTGCCTGGTCTATCGAAGATCGCCCGAGCGGTAGCGGCGTTCGCGGCTCGCTTGCAGATACAGGAGAGCCTAGGTCAGCAGGTCGCCACGTATCTGGAAACCCAGCTGGGCTGCGATGACGTCGGCGTGGTGCTCGTGGCCGAGCACCTGTGCATGACACGCCGAGGAGCGCGTGCCGCGGGAACGAACGCAGTCACCATTGCCACCCGTGGTCGGTTGGCGCGCGACCAGGCGGTCCGAAGCGAGTTTCTCTGCCTCGCCATGCCGTCGGCTAGAGACTCATGA
- a CDS encoding 7-cyano-7-deazaguanine synthase — MRKILLFSAGLDSFPAWHYLGKPPALYFDSGHYGRQQEIDTVRALAATHGMDLEVSSELDLSSRATPQGDLIPFRNVLFAMLASFRAEVIWCVGVKGDHTADKSPEAFARMSEMLSAFADRPIRVDSPFWDMTKTDVVAWYLSSGLPVNDLLQTFSCATPGAALVHCGQCPSCLRRWIALTNNGVNGRFASSPWTWERIRTHYLPAMASGQYPPHRAQEFHRAMATVGLLPELPSSVNAPQPPADAAGITDTTHREQQ, encoded by the coding sequence ATGCGCAAGATTCTCCTCTTCTCCGCCGGCCTCGATTCCTTCCCAGCCTGGCACTACCTGGGCAAGCCCCCGGCCCTGTACTTCGATAGTGGGCATTACGGCCGGCAGCAAGAGATCGACACCGTGCGGGCGCTCGCCGCTACCCATGGGATGGACCTGGAGGTCAGCAGCGAACTAGACCTGTCCAGCCGGGCCACCCCGCAGGGGGATCTCATCCCGTTCCGAAACGTGCTGTTCGCGATGCTCGCAAGCTTCCGCGCCGAGGTGATCTGGTGTGTCGGTGTCAAAGGCGACCACACGGCCGACAAGAGCCCTGAGGCCTTCGCACGAATGAGCGAGATGCTCTCCGCTTTCGCGGACCGGCCGATCCGTGTCGACAGCCCCTTCTGGGACATGACGAAGACGGACGTCGTCGCCTGGTACCTCAGTTCCGGCCTGCCCGTCAACGACTTGTTGCAGACGTTCTCCTGTGCGACACCCGGTGCCGCCTTGGTGCACTGCGGTCAATGTCCGAGCTGCCTGCGCCGGTGGATCGCCCTGACCAACAACGGCGTCAACGGGCGCTTTGCCTCTTCACCGTGGACCTGGGAGCGCATTCGCACCCACTACCTGCCGGCGATGGCCAGCGGCCAGTACCCGCCACACCGCGCCCAGGAGTTCCACCGCGCCATGGCCACCGTCGGACTGCTCCCCGAGCTGCCGTCGTCAGTGAACGCACCTCAACCGCCAGCTGATGCCGCCGGCATCACCGACACCACGCACCGGGAGCAGCAATGA
- a CDS encoding DegT/DnrJ/EryC1/StrS family aminotransferase: MTTDGPQPAAPPGTAGIDQAIVADLARLLDRMPDSAGTVHGAALERELAATTGVRHAVAVSSGTAALHTALRALRIGPGDDVLVPALSVIMSVASVIHAGARPVFVDCNRAGTDLDYDDLARKVTSSTKAILPVYLWGRPADPARLARAGLEHGGLAVVEDACQAQGSRAGGRLAGTVGDVGCFSLKDGKVLWAGEGGYLLTDRDDVAWRARSLRSHMQPPPREDWPSAEVGYNYRLAEPLALIARANLARFHTSAARRRHQACLLADLLTGTPGINVTDVPARRGWNGYSFLATVTLDRPRAFCEHLARRGVPNSVGTFGLIPADQQPLFADFTTAPCLNAAAVVDRTLAVVLTDHDDEGRIAAYATTISREAARWRHHA, translated from the coding sequence ATGACGACCGATGGTCCGCAGCCCGCTGCGCCGCCCGGCACCGCCGGCATTGACCAAGCCATCGTCGCGGACCTCGCACGCCTGCTTGACCGGATGCCCGACTCGGCCGGGACCGTGCATGGCGCAGCCCTGGAACGGGAGCTGGCCGCAACAACCGGAGTGCGGCATGCGGTCGCAGTGTCCTCTGGTACCGCAGCCCTACACACCGCGCTGCGCGCGCTACGCATCGGCCCAGGCGACGACGTCCTCGTCCCAGCGCTGTCAGTGATCATGTCGGTCGCCTCGGTCATCCACGCCGGCGCCCGCCCGGTCTTCGTCGACTGTAACCGCGCCGGCACCGACCTCGACTACGACGACCTAGCCCGTAAGGTCACGTCCTCCACCAAGGCGATCCTGCCCGTCTACCTCTGGGGCCGGCCCGCCGACCCGGCTCGGCTCGCCCGCGCAGGGCTTGAACACGGGGGCTTGGCCGTGGTGGAGGATGCCTGCCAAGCGCAGGGCAGCCGAGCCGGCGGTCGACTTGCCGGGACCGTGGGCGATGTCGGGTGCTTCAGCCTAAAAGACGGGAAGGTGCTCTGGGCGGGAGAGGGCGGCTACCTTCTCACCGACCGTGACGACGTTGCCTGGCGCGCGAGGTCTCTCCGCTCCCATATGCAGCCGCCACCACGTGAGGACTGGCCGTCTGCTGAGGTCGGCTACAACTACCGGCTCGCCGAGCCGCTCGCGCTCATCGCCCGCGCCAACCTCGCCCGCTTCCACACGTCAGCCGCGCGCCGCCGCCACCAGGCCTGCCTGCTTGCCGACCTGCTGACCGGTACGCCCGGCATCAACGTGACTGACGTGCCGGCTCGACGGGGCTGGAATGGCTACAGCTTTCTGGCAACGGTGACCCTGGATCGACCTCGCGCGTTCTGCGAGCATCTTGCCCGCCGCGGAGTACCGAACAGCGTCGGCACGTTCGGTCTGATCCCCGCCGACCAACAGCCGTTATTCGCCGACTTCACCACCGCGCCCTGCCTCAATGCCGCCGCGGTCGTAGATCGAACTCTCGCCGTCGTCCTTACCGACCACGACGATGAGGGGCGCATCGCGGCCTACGCAACGACGATCTCCCGAGAGGCTGCGCGGTGGCGGCACCACGCATGA
- a CDS encoding ribulose-phosphate 3-epimerase, translated as MIMASWLDALPRDRLLLDVSLWSANLAALGAEAARISPHADLLHIDASDTHFVPEPLFFPDLVRAVRPHTARPLHVHLMAHRPARLACAFADAGADLITVHAEATGAADAVRAIHDAGRPAGIALTLDTDPADVRGLLAEADAIVLIGTPLGTKGTTMQPTVLAKITAARRLLDAEQRMVPIIADGGIRQDTVASVAAAGANGVVPGSLLWASHDLLSTAAWIRTHRPMTPASSERQTPR; from the coding sequence ATGATCATGGCGTCCTGGCTCGATGCGCTCCCGCGCGACCGGCTGCTGCTGGATGTGTCCCTATGGTCGGCTAACCTGGCCGCGCTCGGCGCTGAGGCGGCCCGGATCAGCCCACACGCGGATCTGCTGCACATCGACGCCTCCGACACCCACTTCGTGCCGGAGCCGCTGTTCTTCCCCGATCTCGTGCGCGCGGTCCGTCCGCACACCGCCCGACCGCTGCACGTGCACCTGATGGCGCACCGACCGGCCCGACTCGCGTGCGCGTTCGCCGACGCTGGCGCGGACCTGATCACCGTGCACGCGGAAGCCACAGGCGCGGCCGACGCCGTACGAGCGATCCACGACGCTGGACGGCCTGCGGGCATCGCGCTGACGCTCGACACCGACCCTGCCGACGTTCGCGGGTTGCTCGCAGAGGCCGACGCGATCGTCCTGATCGGCACTCCCCTTGGCACCAAAGGCACCACCATGCAGCCCACTGTCCTCGCCAAAATCACCGCGGCGCGGCGGCTGCTCGATGCTGAGCAGCGGATGGTTCCGATCATCGCCGACGGCGGCATCCGCCAGGACACCGTCGCGTCGGTGGCCGCTGCCGGCGCCAACGGTGTCGTCCCCGGATCCCTGCTCTGGGCCAGCCATGACCTGCTCAGCACCGCCGCGTGGATCCGCACCCACCGACCGATGACGCCGGCATCATCCGAAAGGCAGACCCCACGATGA
- a CDS encoding radical SAM protein has protein sequence MHGVSLLWALRSPCNLGCRYCYFGTIEEHRQAMPAQAGMLSHLARTDLELATIAAFVQTLPASRVERIFLAGGEPLIWPPIMDVVAGIKAAGVQVVLCTNGIPLNRPEVVEAILTTGVDAVSVSLDSADPDYNDRWRPARNGQHGHGDVVAGIQALITARGDDRTPRVGIYSVITRQNIDAVTETAALAARLGCDYFVPQPIALEPDHALHQQLSLTPTDAHDLDAAFAQLYAAPPVQLPAPSYPGQVVKAVTAERPGFVRCCFGGTDLFFIEPDGSVWDCPSGLKIHADAAGSARRSIRGASATTLFGRGGGCADCHLFSADCVNMWPLMGFAEFLPEGSPS, from the coding sequence ATGCACGGCGTGTCTCTGCTCTGGGCGCTGCGCTCACCATGCAACCTCGGATGCCGCTATTGCTACTTCGGCACCATCGAGGAGCACCGGCAGGCAATGCCGGCTCAGGCGGGGATGCTGTCGCACTTGGCGCGCACCGATCTGGAACTGGCGACCATAGCTGCTTTCGTGCAGACCCTGCCCGCATCGCGGGTCGAGCGGATCTTCCTCGCCGGCGGTGAGCCGCTGATCTGGCCACCAATCATGGACGTGGTCGCCGGGATCAAGGCCGCGGGCGTCCAAGTGGTGCTGTGCACCAACGGCATCCCGCTCAACCGGCCTGAGGTCGTCGAAGCCATCCTCACCACCGGTGTCGACGCCGTATCCGTCTCGCTCGACTCCGCCGACCCCGACTACAACGATCGTTGGCGCCCGGCCCGTAACGGCCAGCACGGCCACGGCGACGTCGTAGCCGGGATCCAAGCCCTGATCACCGCCCGCGGCGATGACCGGACTCCCCGCGTGGGCATTTACTCGGTGATCACGCGGCAGAACATCGACGCGGTCACCGAGACCGCGGCCTTGGCCGCTCGGCTGGGCTGCGACTACTTCGTGCCGCAGCCGATCGCCCTGGAGCCAGACCACGCGCTGCACCAGCAGCTGTCGCTCACGCCGACCGACGCCCACGATCTGGATGCGGCGTTCGCGCAGTTGTACGCCGCGCCGCCGGTGCAACTTCCCGCCCCCAGCTACCCGGGGCAAGTCGTCAAGGCGGTCACGGCTGAGCGTCCCGGCTTCGTGCGCTGCTGCTTCGGCGGTACCGATCTGTTCTTCATCGAGCCCGACGGCAGTGTCTGGGACTGCCCCTCGGGTTTGAAGATCCACGCCGATGCGGCGGGTAGCGCACGGCGTTCGATCCGCGGCGCGAGCGCCACCACGCTGTTCGGCCGCGGCGGCGGCTGCGCGGACTGCCATCTGTTCTCTGCCGATTGCGTCAACATGTGGCCGCTCATGGGCTTCGCCGAGTTCCTTCCCGAAGGTTCGCCGTCATGA
- the queD gene encoding 6-carboxytetrahydropterin synthase QueD encodes MTPAPPDFPAPTARGPGIHRITKSFKFEAAHLLGGLPEGHQCARLHGHGYTVEITLAGRQLTGPGFVVDFAELQPLKRHLNDNFDHQFLNEILGVEPTSENLARVLFEWCASHLSLPESADIEAVRVHETTTSWAEYRVDLS; translated from the coding sequence ATGACCCCGGCTCCGCCGGACTTCCCGGCACCGACCGCCCGTGGGCCAGGAATCCACCGGATCACCAAATCGTTCAAGTTCGAGGCAGCGCATCTGCTCGGCGGCCTCCCCGAGGGGCACCAGTGCGCCCGCCTACACGGACACGGATACACGGTGGAGATCACCCTCGCCGGCAGGCAGTTGACCGGTCCAGGCTTCGTGGTCGATTTCGCCGAGCTTCAGCCGCTGAAACGGCACCTCAATGACAACTTCGACCACCAGTTCCTGAACGAAATCCTGGGCGTGGAGCCAACCAGCGAGAACCTCGCCCGAGTGCTGTTCGAGTGGTGCGCGTCCCACCTTTCCCTGCCAGAAAGCGCGGACATTGAGGCCGTGCGGGTGCACGAGACCACAACCAGTTGGGCGGAATACCGCGTCGACCTCTCCTGA
- a CDS encoding HAD family hydrolase has product MTTGQDLSGWTVSLDLWGTLIEHSDQAAVTDWRVAEFGQVLAAFDQDRPASQIRQAVTSVDRLALHQQRHEGTQPTTTKLLAEILNSLAVQETPEMLQVLDVVHTHASLRGCPRHIDGAQDTLRALARTGARLVLTSNTLSTSPLVHRQLLDSLELSPFFADMMFSGDLGVAKPRREVFLRVAERAHTTPDRVIHVGDDWLTDVRGALGAGCQAVYYRQAGRPARPGVLSIIALDQMVNAVLAARHAALAPESR; this is encoded by the coding sequence ATGACCACCGGACAAGATCTCTCGGGATGGACGGTCAGCCTCGACTTGTGGGGCACTCTGATAGAGCACAGCGACCAGGCCGCCGTGACAGACTGGCGAGTGGCCGAGTTCGGCCAAGTTCTGGCCGCGTTCGACCAGGACAGACCCGCCTCCCAGATCCGCCAGGCAGTGACTTCCGTCGACCGCCTCGCTCTTCACCAACAGCGCCACGAAGGGACGCAGCCCACCACCACGAAGCTGCTCGCCGAGATCCTCAACTCGCTCGCCGTCCAAGAGACGCCGGAGATGCTGCAGGTCCTCGACGTCGTGCACACCCACGCGAGCCTGCGCGGATGCCCACGCCATATCGACGGCGCGCAGGACACGCTACGGGCGCTCGCCAGAACGGGTGCGCGACTCGTGCTGACCTCGAACACGCTGTCGACCTCGCCCCTGGTTCACCGACAGCTGCTCGATAGCCTTGAGCTGTCGCCGTTCTTCGCCGACATGATGTTCAGTGGTGATCTCGGTGTCGCGAAGCCCAGACGCGAGGTATTCCTCAGGGTCGCGGAACGCGCGCACACCACGCCGGACCGGGTGATCCACGTCGGTGACGATTGGCTCACCGACGTCCGAGGCGCATTGGGCGCCGGCTGCCAGGCCGTCTACTACCGGCAGGCTGGTCGTCCAGCCCGACCCGGCGTCCTCAGCATTATCGCGCTCGACCAGATGGTGAACGCGGTGCTCGCCGCCCGCCACGCCGCCCTGGCCCCGGAATCCCGATGA
- a CDS encoding dTMP kinase has protein sequence MTSPDTPVVGGLASPSWRLAPPKGLLVTIEGVWGAGKTTAAQLVGARLRRAGFAVQVVHYGGETGSIGRLSAFLERSPLRARTGLGGYTLPHHSIVDVLLRLCREAHHHVHCFQPALAVNDVVLVDHGIYSKLAWALTVLTETEPDADSLRTLQRLQAVVAPWFCEPDVPVYLDTPWPLARERAIARGHGGGHPAAIERLLFLPRYTAAYRQILAYHDDRVIRVPVGLRAPGEIAEEITNRLLGTLQAAPLSQRAERRG, from the coding sequence ATGACGTCACCGGACACACCGGTCGTCGGCGGGCTGGCCAGTCCGTCGTGGCGACTGGCGCCGCCGAAAGGCCTCCTGGTCACGATCGAGGGGGTTTGGGGGGCGGGCAAGACGACTGCGGCCCAGCTCGTGGGCGCGCGGCTTCGGCGAGCCGGATTCGCTGTCCAAGTCGTCCACTACGGCGGAGAGACCGGCAGCATCGGCCGACTCTCTGCGTTTCTCGAACGGTCTCCACTGCGGGCGCGCACCGGTCTAGGCGGATACACCCTCCCGCACCACAGCATCGTCGACGTCCTTCTACGTCTGTGCCGCGAGGCCCACCACCACGTTCACTGCTTCCAGCCCGCCTTGGCGGTCAACGACGTGGTGCTGGTCGACCACGGCATCTACTCCAAACTCGCATGGGCTCTGACGGTGCTGACCGAGACCGAGCCCGATGCCGACAGCCTTCGTACGCTGCAACGGCTACAGGCCGTCGTCGCGCCCTGGTTCTGCGAGCCCGACGTGCCGGTGTATCTCGACACGCCGTGGCCACTGGCTCGGGAACGCGCAATCGCCCGGGGACACGGCGGCGGCCACCCCGCCGCGATCGAACGGTTGCTGTTTCTCCCCCGCTACACCGCCGCCTACCGGCAGATCCTCGCTTACCACGACGACCGAGTGATTCGGGTTCCAGTTGGACTGCGCGCCCCGGGAGAGATCGCTGAGGAGATCACCAACCGGCTCCTCGGCACCCTTCAGGCAGCGCCGCTGTCCCAGCGTGCAGAGAGAAGAGGATGA